The Paenibacillus sp. FSL R7-0204 genome includes a region encoding these proteins:
- a CDS encoding MerR family transcriptional regulator: MRSEITISELAKLMNVSVHQIRYFEKKGVLGPAYTGENQYRMYSMDQVYQLAHILLLRKLEVPVQSINECMGYSPEQHRGLLEHSLEGIEQELARLRELRQFIRKMLEEEQSYSSQAEPFQRVLQPEVHLSRMLQLDSYSQLSAALLAEQAAGIQDLFESDIYYVAEEQATVALYLEGQAPGDLTLPAGEYLTLQCVMQEEELEEQCDGLFTYAAAEAIPLAGPLVVIERSYLSLFAPGKLHYELKALIQPGAPAQGTVSL, encoded by the coding sequence ATGAGAAGTGAAATAACGATTAGTGAACTGGCCAAGCTAATGAATGTGTCGGTCCACCAGATCCGGTATTTTGAAAAGAAGGGTGTTCTGGGGCCTGCTTATACCGGTGAGAATCAGTACAGAATGTACAGTATGGATCAAGTGTATCAGCTCGCGCATATCCTGCTGCTCCGCAAGCTTGAAGTGCCTGTTCAGTCGATTAATGAATGTATGGGCTATAGTCCGGAGCAGCATCGCGGGCTGCTGGAGCACTCTCTCGAAGGCATTGAACAGGAGCTGGCGCGTCTTCGGGAGCTGCGGCAGTTCATCCGCAAGATGCTGGAGGAGGAGCAGAGCTACAGCTCGCAGGCGGAGCCCTTTCAGAGGGTGTTGCAGCCTGAAGTCCATCTCTCCCGGATGCTGCAGCTGGATTCGTATAGTCAGCTCAGTGCGGCACTGCTTGCGGAGCAGGCAGCAGGGATACAAGATTTGTTCGAGTCGGATATTTATTATGTGGCGGAGGAGCAGGCTACCGTGGCCCTATATCTGGAGGGGCAGGCTCCAGGCGATCTGACTCTTCCGGCTGGTGAGTACCTGACGCTGCAATGTGTGATGCAGGAAGAGGAGCTTGAAGAACAGTGTGACGGTCTCTTCACCTATGCTGCCGCAGAAGCGATTCCGCTGGCGGGACCCCTGGTGGTGATTGAACGGTCGTATCTGTCGCTGTTCGCTCCGGGCAAGCTGCACTATGAGCTGAAGGCGCTGATTCAGCCGGGAGCACCTGCGCAAGGGACGGTTTCCTTATGA
- a CDS encoding GNAT family N-acetyltransferase — protein sequence MSAAPITIEPMRPEYNRPVSRLLAQAFQAKFQRRLHLSGDVLAEGLEALLDYAPAGPFVLRSVALQQGEVIGSIGMKYKPAADQQVRGKLLPALPAVFPLLRRRGMVRLLAGLATLEHYPEAGECYITDLAVHPAHHSKGIGRLLLGWAGEVVAADPGLDRLGLHVAASNPRARQLYERLFFQTSARQNRQLLHLLLGERTWEYMVLAQEGGQIEK from the coding sequence ATGAGCGCAGCCCCGATTACGATAGAGCCGATGCGGCCGGAGTATAACCGGCCGGTAAGCCGGTTGCTGGCCCAGGCGTTCCAAGCCAAGTTCCAAAGGCGGCTGCACCTCAGCGGGGATGTGCTGGCTGAAGGTCTGGAGGCGCTGCTCGACTATGCTCCGGCCGGACCGTTCGTCCTCAGAAGCGTCGCCTTGCAGCAGGGAGAGGTGATTGGCAGCATCGGGATGAAATATAAGCCTGCGGCGGATCAGCAGGTAAGGGGTAAGCTGCTGCCCGCGTTGCCTGCTGTATTCCCTCTGCTAAGGAGACGCGGCATGGTCCGGCTGCTGGCTGGTCTGGCGACACTTGAACATTACCCCGAGGCCGGCGAGTGTTATATTACCGATCTGGCGGTTCATCCGGCCCACCACAGCAAAGGCATAGGCCGGCTGCTGCTCGGATGGGCCGGGGAGGTTGTGGCTGCCGATCCCGGCCTGGACCGCCTCGGCCTGCATGTTGCAGCCAGCAATCCGCGGGCCAGACAGCTCTATGAGCGGCTGTTCTTTCAGACAAGTGCCCGTCAGAACAGGCAGCTCCTGCACTTATTATTGGGCGAACGGACATGGGAATACATGGTCCTGGCCCAAGAAGGGGGACAGATAGAGAAATGA
- a CDS encoding alpha/beta hydrolase family protein, producing MMRNKKIWIYLCVVVLLLIGGAGMYIVQQNRFAMTEQAIQIASPEGKLTGTLVLPKESSASGKLGLVLFIHGDGPINASHDDGYKPLWERLATLGYASLSLDKRGIGGSAGDWLDQSIDDRVEEAREAIAWARKQPNIDSDRIGVWGASQAGWVIPKLAGKEPLAFSILVSPAINWLRQGAYHTRQQMLQEGKSEAEIQAEVASNNEVLEILARKASYEDYLAVVKEDDPMTRERWTFVSKNYLSDAGEDLKQFHSPVLLLLGKQDIHVDWQETEQVYRKLVRPELLSVAVFPEAEHSMLSKKTADSSFRALMISLFAPRHITVPGYMDRIGEFLKELE from the coding sequence ATGATGAGGAACAAGAAAATTTGGATTTATTTATGTGTCGTAGTGCTTTTGCTGATTGGCGGGGCAGGAATGTATATCGTGCAGCAGAACCGTTTTGCGATGACGGAGCAGGCCATCCAGATTGCGTCGCCCGAAGGCAAGCTGACCGGAACGCTGGTGTTGCCTAAGGAGTCTTCCGCTTCCGGCAAGCTGGGATTAGTCCTCTTCATTCATGGAGACGGGCCGATTAATGCCTCGCATGATGATGGATATAAGCCGCTATGGGAGCGGTTAGCCACTCTGGGGTATGCCTCCTTGTCTCTTGATAAAAGAGGGATCGGCGGTTCCGCAGGCGATTGGCTGGATCAGAGTATAGATGACCGGGTGGAGGAAGCCCGCGAGGCTATCGCATGGGCCCGGAAGCAGCCGAATATCGATTCGGACCGGATCGGGGTGTGGGGCGCCAGTCAGGCAGGCTGGGTGATTCCCAAGCTGGCGGGCAAGGAGCCGCTCGCTTTCAGCATCCTGGTCTCCCCGGCTATTAACTGGCTGCGCCAGGGTGCCTATCATACCCGGCAGCAAATGCTGCAGGAAGGGAAATCGGAAGCAGAGATTCAAGCGGAAGTGGCATCTAACAACGAGGTTCTGGAGATTTTGGCGCGGAAGGCGAGCTATGAAGACTATCTGGCTGTAGTGAAGGAAGATGACCCGATGACGCGGGAGCGGTGGACCTTTGTCAGCAAGAATTACCTGTCGGATGCCGGGGAGGATCTTAAGCAATTCCATTCCCCGGTGCTGTTGCTGCTGGGCAAGCAGGATATTCATGTAGACTGGCAGGAGACAGAGCAGGTGTACCGCAAGCTCGTCCGGCCGGAGCTGCTGAGCGTGGCGGTCTTCCCGGAGGCTGAGCATTCGATGCTGAGCAAGAAGACGGCGGATTCCAGCTTCAGAGCGCTCATGATCAGCCTCTTCGCCCCGCGCCACATTACAGTTCCAGGCTATATGGATCGGATTGGGGAATTCCTTAAGGAGCTGGAATAG
- a CDS encoding helix-turn-helix transcriptional regulator has product MDKVERLITIIMILLKKDIVPSSEFAQLFGVSKRTILRDMETLSLAHIPIYATPGVQGGYGIMEEYKMDKRLLSSSDLENILAALGGLEQLMISEDVAMTLRKIEAMVSPIAPKGSVQLSFYDWAGRAELAGAMKLCQEAIAGSWLLSFGYTDRSGTPTTRTVEPYQLHFSESSWYLKGFCLERMGARMFKLSRMEQLERKEQTFSPRADMLNQAREAEVPPQLTEVKALISPGIKDQFIERYGRKSIEAYNAEQLLATFYIPQHPIGYQFLAGFGTHLEIMEPKDYREEFRKYLLEMMSRYT; this is encoded by the coding sequence ATGGACAAGGTGGAGCGGCTGATTACCATCATCATGATTCTGCTCAAAAAAGACATTGTGCCCAGCTCAGAGTTCGCCCAATTATTCGGCGTGTCCAAACGGACGATTCTCCGCGATATGGAGACGCTCAGTCTGGCGCACATTCCGATATATGCCACACCCGGCGTGCAGGGCGGCTACGGTATTATGGAAGAATACAAGATGGACAAGCGGCTGCTGAGCAGCTCCGACCTGGAGAATATACTGGCTGCACTCGGCGGTCTGGAGCAGCTCATGATCAGCGAGGACGTGGCCATGACGCTGCGCAAAATAGAAGCGATGGTAAGTCCCATCGCTCCTAAGGGGTCAGTTCAACTCTCCTTCTATGATTGGGCGGGCCGCGCGGAGCTTGCCGGAGCCATGAAGCTCTGTCAGGAGGCCATCGCCGGGAGCTGGCTGCTGTCCTTCGGCTACACCGACAGATCCGGCACTCCGACTACACGGACAGTGGAGCCCTACCAGCTTCATTTCAGTGAATCGAGCTGGTATCTGAAGGGCTTCTGCCTGGAGCGGATGGGGGCACGGATGTTCAAGCTCTCCCGGATGGAGCAGCTGGAGCGGAAGGAACAGACCTTCAGCCCCAGAGCGGATATGCTGAATCAGGCACGGGAGGCTGAAGTTCCGCCGCAGTTAACCGAAGTGAAGGCGCTGATCTCGCCGGGGATTAAGGATCAATTCATTGAACGTTATGGCCGCAAGAGCATCGAAGCCTATAACGCGGAACAACTGCTGGCTACGTTCTATATTCCGCAGCACCCGATCGGATATCAATTCCTGGCCGGCTTCGGCACCCATCTGGAGATTATGGAGCCGAAGGACTACCGTGAAGAATTCCGTAAGTACCTGCTTGAAATGATGAGCCGGTATACGTAG
- a CDS encoding VOC family protein, with amino-acid sequence MSAIAYLNFGGVAEQAISFYTEALQATQVKKVKFGDMPQDPNYPLSDKESAMIMESSIEFAGGKIMMSDLLPSMQAVMGELVKGNNLTISLVIEDKQKLEAYFKGLSAGGHVIMPLSATPWSSCFGLLVDQYGVGWKFNSDAVQFLDNVLASRGKL; translated from the coding sequence ATGTCAGCTATTGCTTATCTTAATTTCGGTGGTGTTGCCGAGCAGGCGATTTCATTTTACACAGAGGCTCTACAGGCCACCCAGGTGAAAAAGGTCAAATTCGGAGATATGCCGCAGGACCCGAATTATCCCCTGTCGGACAAGGAGTCAGCGATGATTATGGAATCCTCTATAGAATTCGCAGGCGGCAAAATTATGATGTCCGACCTTCTGCCCTCGATGCAAGCGGTAATGGGAGAGCTGGTGAAGGGGAACAACCTCACGATCAGCCTGGTCATTGAGGACAAGCAGAAGCTGGAAGCGTACTTTAAGGGCCTGTCTGCGGGCGGACATGTCATCATGCCTTTATCCGCTACACCATGGTCTTCGTGCTTCGGCTTGCTGGTGGATCAGTATGGTGTGGGGTGGAAATTCAACAGTGATGCCGTGCAATTCCTTGATAATGTGCTGGCCAGCCGGGGCAAGCTCTGA
- a CDS encoding acyltransferase family protein, with protein MSNLRLSNTRLSGADGVRAIACLSVILHHLSQKLIMPAQKPWLQELQSVLLLGNSGVSLFFLLSGFLLSFPFWSAYLNNDPYPSLRTYTLRRAARIMPGFYVSLLVCLFLTWRLDIPMEYLGRRIVTAFTFTSGFHYTTFFPSDLNGPLWSISFEVFCYLLMPLFMAVLFMLGKRHSFGKAILFWVAVFGLVLAANALIHHWFTPSEQGRGWDYGQVGGAKFWMPNYNPVGFFGHFTIGILAAGITNALLQRRTRVERLSRLGVFDAAAVLALGLAGLLIWRMRHAGEFDFSLQQQPYMFPVYAILFGIVLFSAPFSRYAGRMLDNRFFRFTAKVSFGLYIWHYLFITLIEKYGLQDFHYSGVRDVWRWLGISMSVVVISYAAATISYYAIEQPFINWSKGKPFFRRKPKESSSSTAA; from the coding sequence ATGTCAAACCTTCGTCTGAGCAATACCCGGTTATCTGGAGCGGATGGCGTTCGTGCGATCGCCTGCCTGTCAGTCATCCTGCATCACTTGTCGCAAAAGCTGATCATGCCCGCACAAAAACCCTGGCTCCAGGAGCTGCAATCCGTGCTGCTTCTGGGGAACAGCGGGGTCAGCTTGTTTTTTCTGCTAAGCGGCTTCCTGCTGTCGTTCCCCTTCTGGAGTGCGTATCTGAATAACGATCCATATCCAAGCCTGCGGACGTACACCCTACGCCGTGCCGCGAGAATCATGCCCGGCTTCTATGTGTCCCTGCTGGTGTGTCTGTTCCTGACCTGGAGGCTGGATATTCCGATGGAGTACTTAGGGCGGCGTATTGTCACAGCCTTCACCTTCACATCGGGCTTCCACTACACCACGTTCTTCCCCTCCGACTTGAACGGGCCGCTCTGGTCGATCAGCTTCGAGGTATTCTGCTACCTGCTGATGCCACTCTTCATGGCAGTGTTATTCATGCTCGGCAAGCGGCATTCCTTCGGTAAGGCGATCCTGTTCTGGGTCGCCGTATTTGGGCTGGTGCTTGCTGCCAATGCCCTCATTCATCATTGGTTTACTCCAAGCGAGCAGGGCCGGGGCTGGGACTATGGCCAGGTCGGCGGTGCGAAATTCTGGATGCCGAATTACAATCCGGTCGGGTTCTTCGGCCACTTCACCATTGGGATTCTGGCGGCAGGCATAACGAATGCCTTGCTGCAGCGCCGTACCAGAGTGGAACGGCTCAGCAGGCTGGGCGTGTTCGATGCTGCCGCAGTGCTTGCTCTGGGTCTTGCCGGTCTCCTGATCTGGCGAATGCGCCACGCAGGCGAATTCGACTTCAGTCTCCAACAGCAGCCGTATATGTTCCCGGTCTATGCTATATTGTTCGGCATCGTACTGTTCTCGGCACCGTTCAGCCGGTACGCCGGGCGCATGCTGGATAACCGCTTTTTCCGGTTTACGGCCAAGGTGTCATTCGGCCTGTACATATGGCACTACCTGTTCATTACCTTGATCGAGAAGTATGGCCTCCAGGATTTCCATTACTCCGGGGTCAGGGATGTGTGGCGCTGGCTGGGCATCAGTATGTCTGTTGTGGTCATCTCTTACGCAGCGGCCACTATTTCGTATTACGCCATAGAACAGCCGTTCATTAACTGGTCCAAAGGCAAGCCGTTCTTCCGGCGCAAGCCGAAGGAGTCCTCATCGTCTACAGCCGCATAG
- a CDS encoding ABC transporter ATP-binding protein gives MLALDIRNLNKKYPNFQIKDVSFQLEQGYIMGFIGVNGAGKTTTIKSILNMVQADSGEISILGKNIAEHETELKQDIGCAFGDIDFYTRSRLKTLTGITKKFYKNWSDETYYSYLNRFKLDENKKIAELSTGMKVKYSLTLALSHGARLLILDEPTSGLDPVSRDDLLDIFQELIMGGEISILFSTHITSDLERCADYITFIEQGQIVASSEKNEFKESYRLLSGSESQLNEVKGKLISCKINSFGFTGLIHTRDLDPAWTFSTAIPTLDDIMIYFAKKEGAYV, from the coding sequence ATGCTGGCTTTAGATATCCGGAATTTAAATAAAAAATATCCTAATTTTCAGATTAAAGACGTCTCTTTTCAATTGGAGCAGGGTTATATCATGGGCTTCATCGGGGTCAACGGTGCGGGCAAGACCACCACGATCAAATCGATCCTGAATATGGTTCAGGCCGACAGCGGCGAGATCAGCATTCTGGGCAAGAACATCGCTGAACATGAAACAGAATTGAAGCAGGACATCGGCTGCGCCTTCGGCGATATCGATTTCTATACACGCAGCAGGCTTAAGACGCTGACGGGTATTACGAAGAAGTTCTATAAGAACTGGAGTGACGAGACGTATTACAGCTATCTGAACCGGTTCAAGCTGGATGAGAATAAAAAAATAGCGGAGCTGTCCACCGGGATGAAGGTGAAGTACAGCCTGACTCTAGCCTTATCGCATGGCGCCAGGCTGCTGATTCTGGATGAGCCGACCAGCGGACTCGATCCGGTCTCCAGAGACGATCTGCTGGATATTTTCCAGGAGCTTATCATGGGCGGCGAGATCAGCATTCTGTTCTCCACGCATATTACCTCTGACCTCGAGCGCTGTGCGGATTATATCACCTTCATTGAGCAAGGGCAGATTGTGGCAAGTAGCGAGAAGAACGAGTTCAAGGAGTCGTACCGGTTACTTAGCGGCAGCGAGTCGCAGCTTAACGAAGTGAAGGGGAAGCTGATCTCCTGCAAAATCAACTCCTTCGGCTTCACCGGATTGATCCATACCCGGGATCTTGATCCCGCCTGGACGTTTAGCACGGCCATCCCGACTCTCGACGACATCATGATCTACTTTGCCAAAAAGGAGGGTGCATATGTATAA
- a CDS encoding ABC-2 transporter permease gives MYNLVLKDLKLGVNPWFFALPVILGGLMLIPGWVYFIVPMYFCFITVPNMFGGFKSQNDLIFSTMMPVTKPDIVKSRIAVIVILELMHLLIAMIFSIFTFRLYPQMTYIFFPPYMGFWGLCFIMLAVFNLIFISMYYKTAYKYGAATTASTAAAILFAGLVQWAGIQNSWMHGIFYGSGTENTALQFSILIGGILIFAAFTLLAYRIAVRRFLKVEIL, from the coding sequence ATGTATAATCTGGTGCTGAAGGATTTGAAGCTAGGCGTTAATCCCTGGTTCTTCGCATTACCTGTAATTTTAGGCGGTCTGATGCTCATTCCGGGCTGGGTCTACTTTATCGTCCCGATGTATTTCTGCTTCATTACCGTACCGAACATGTTCGGAGGATTTAAGAGCCAGAATGATCTCATATTCAGCACGATGATGCCTGTGACCAAACCAGACATCGTGAAGTCCAGAATAGCTGTGATTGTCATTCTTGAGCTGATGCATCTGCTCATTGCCATGATTTTCAGTATCTTTACGTTTCGCCTGTATCCGCAGATGACTTATATTTTCTTTCCGCCTTATATGGGCTTCTGGGGCTTGTGCTTCATTATGCTGGCGGTGTTCAACCTTATATTTATCTCGATGTACTACAAGACGGCATATAAGTATGGCGCGGCTACGACTGCATCGACGGCTGCGGCGATCCTGTTCGCGGGCCTGGTCCAATGGGCCGGAATTCAGAATAGCTGGATGCACGGCATTTTCTACGGCTCCGGGACCGAGAATACGGCGCTTCAGTTCTCGATTCTGATCGGGGGCATCCTTATTTTCGCAGCCTTCACCCTGCTTGCCTACCGGATTGCGGTACGAAGATTCCTGAAAGTGGAGATCTTATGA
- a CDS encoding GntR family transcriptional regulator → MNVTISSTSDKPIYQQLHEQISAQILGGELESGYCLPPIRQAALELHVSVITVKKAWEELERSGLIHTVTGKGCFVAEFSPDEMLRIRNEMVLKQMEGDIQYYKSFGLTLDEVTALLGKIY, encoded by the coding sequence ATGAACGTAACGATCTCCAGCACCTCCGACAAGCCGATCTACCAGCAGCTGCACGAACAGATCAGCGCACAGATTCTTGGTGGCGAGCTGGAAAGCGGCTATTGCTTACCCCCCATCCGGCAGGCTGCCCTGGAGCTGCATGTCAGTGTCATCACGGTGAAGAAGGCCTGGGAGGAACTGGAGCGGAGCGGCTTGATCCACACGGTAACTGGCAAAGGCTGCTTTGTCGCCGAATTCTCACCGGATGAGATGCTGCGGATTCGTAACGAGATGGTCTTGAAGCAGATGGAGGGCGACATTCAGTATTACAAGTCTTTTGGCCTTACGCTTGATGAAGTGACCGCGCTGCTGGGGAAGATTTACTAA
- a CDS encoding pentapeptide repeat-containing protein, which yields MNKKFLLARWQDDQLSEVNRRLAAISGKHNLHQQDRSFPLSPYGQTEAGLEDYRGVTLIESIQYLTLQGIDFSYSRFEDAASLNTSTLTHCCLDGVKLDNRFVTHTFGHCSFRGAKLNGARMSKEFHDCDFTGCNLSKVIANDVSFTRCRFDDANFRSALLLYCRFEECSFEGALFQNGSIAGSRFAGEARLLPEWGNTILDHVKFEE from the coding sequence TTGAATAAGAAATTCCTCTTGGCCAGATGGCAGGACGACCAGCTCTCTGAAGTGAACCGCCGTCTAGCCGCGATTTCAGGTAAACATAATCTCCATCAACAAGACCGCTCCTTTCCCCTCTCCCCTTATGGACAGACGGAGGCAGGACTGGAAGATTACCGGGGAGTTACTCTGATAGAGAGCATACAGTACCTCACTCTACAGGGCATTGATTTCTCTTATTCACGCTTCGAGGATGCGGCAAGCCTCAATACCTCAACGCTTACCCATTGTTGCCTGGACGGGGTCAAGCTGGACAACAGATTCGTGACCCATACCTTTGGCCACTGTTCCTTCCGGGGAGCGAAGCTGAATGGTGCCAGAATGAGCAAAGAGTTCCATGATTGTGATTTCACCGGCTGCAACTTAAGCAAAGTGATTGCAAATGATGTATCCTTCACCCGCTGCCGCTTTGATGACGCCAACTTCCGCAGTGCCTTATTATTGTATTGCCGGTTCGAGGAATGCAGCTTTGAGGGGGCGCTGTTTCAAAACGGCTCGATCGCCGGAAGCCGCTTTGCGGGAGAGGCCCGCTTGCTCCCTGAGTGGGGGAATACGATACTGGATCATGTCAAATTTGAGGAGTGA
- a CDS encoding DUF4303 domain-containing protein, giving the protein MNTEQEVQRLAAEIVEAARRSFRELFANGEHYYYCTLYTTGEGHAPSLSAWSREALEQEAARQAGDGSTPAAEIAELIKWSYADSPYCCFGDEHFDEVKQSFQARPSIAVLEADAWNHEFGLRLEAMELAMRMLDAEGLFALNQPRKDVCVLAEVMPPDEGNTDIALRLNQAESPAMRAWLAEAAE; this is encoded by the coding sequence ATGAATACGGAACAGGAAGTACAGCGGCTGGCGGCGGAGATCGTGGAGGCGGCGAGAAGGTCGTTTCGGGAGCTTTTTGCGAATGGGGAGCATTATTATTACTGTACGTTGTATACAACTGGTGAGGGACATGCACCCAGCCTCTCCGCCTGGTCGCGGGAAGCGCTGGAGCAGGAGGCGGCCAGACAGGCAGGGGACGGCAGCACACCGGCAGCAGAGATCGCCGAGCTTATCAAATGGTCTTATGCCGATTCGCCTTATTGCTGCTTCGGGGATGAGCATTTCGATGAGGTCAAGCAGTCCTTCCAGGCGCGTCCGTCCATTGCAGTGTTGGAGGCTGACGCATGGAACCATGAGTTCGGGCTGCGGCTGGAGGCCATGGAGCTGGCGATGCGGATGCTGGATGCTGAGGGGCTGTTCGCGCTCAATCAGCCCAGGAAGGACGTATGCGTGCTTGCCGAAGTGATGCCGCCGGATGAGGGGAATACGGACATTGCCCTGCGGCTGAACCAGGCAG